Within Astyanax mexicanus isolate ESR-SI-001 chromosome 2, AstMex3_surface, whole genome shotgun sequence, the genomic segment AATCTCCTCCCTGGTTTGTATCACAGGATGATGATGTGAGTGTTGGCTGAAGCCCTTTCACCAAACGAACAGACGCTTCGGTTCGGGGCAGCCTCTTTCGTCTTTCGATATAGGGAGAAACCAGAGACTTGCCCAACTCCTCCAGAAAAAGCCTCCTCTTGAAAGGTTTTTCTCCATTCCATCCTGGATCTATTTCAGTCCACACTACATATGCGTTGTATGCCGAAACGTCCAGCATGTTGTAGAACACAACCATTGGCCACCTTTTTGTCCCCCGCTTGCATGTGTATGTGCCGGTGACCTTGTCCAGGTTGTCAACACCACCTTTGTTCTTGTTGTAATCCAGGATCATGTCTGGCTTCTTGTCCTCCCTACTGCTCACACCAGCATCCCTGTGGAGAGTTGACATCAGAAtgacatttttgttctttttgggaCAGTAGGAGACAACTGTGGTTCTTTCTGAGAATGCAAACTTGGATGAGAGAGGAGCCCTGTCTTTCGTTCCAAGAAGAGCTAAGGGAAGCTCAGGTTTGTTCTTCCTGACTGTTCCCACCATCGTCAGCTTCCTCTTTAGAAGCTCTTGCGCAAGGTCATAGGAggtaaaaaaattatcacaagtTATGTTGTGCCCCCGAAGACCCTTGGTCATGTCCAGGACGACCCGCTTGCCCTGGTTCTTCTCTGGCACTCCGGTGGCAGATTTTCcggtatatatttgcatattccatGCATAGGCAGTTTTTGCATCACAAGCTGCCCATATTTTGATCCCATATTTTCCAGGCTTGCTTGGCATGTACTGCCTGAAGGGACAGCGGCCTCTGAAAGGGACTAGCCGTTCATCCACTGTCACCTCTGGCCCAGGATTGTACACAAAGGGTAAATTTTCCACCCATTTGTCCCAAACCTCCCTGATGGGAGCAAGCTTGTCATTCTCACGACGAGCAACTCTGGTCTCCCTGT encodes:
- the LOC125799166 gene encoding piggyBac transposable element-derived protein 4-like; its protein translation is MSKRYSVHEVLDHIFGNDGDLEEREGSEAEEDVSEEEDDVQYDPEQDQTSDEEDPDVTDAQGEVFKSKKSDISWLSSPPQTQARAPMENILRMTPGPTRYAVSHAQDIKSTFELFFPRPIQSILLEMTNMEGRRVFGDSWTEMDKTQLDAHMGLLLLAGVYRSCNEATASLWDSESGRPIFRATMSLQAFHVLSRVLRFDNRETRVARRENDKLAPIREVWDKWVENLPFVYNPGPEVTVDERLVPFRGRCPFRQYMPSKPGKYGIKIWAACDAKTAYAWNMQIYTGKSATGVPEKNQGKRVVLDMTKGLRGHNITCDNFFTSYDLAQELLKRKLTMVGTVRKNKPELPLALLGTKDRAPLSSKFAFSERTTVVSYCPKKNKNVILMSTLHRDAGVSSREDKKPDMILDYNKNKGGVDNLDKVTGTYTCKRGTKRWPMVVFYNMLDVSAYNAYVVWTEIDPGWNGEKPFKRRLFLEELGKSLVSPYIERRKRLPRTEASVRLVKGLQPTLTSSSCDTNQGGDSRSSKRKRCQSCPANKDRKSNTTCHTCKKFICAEHTVTIKYCDSCI